In Marinomonas posidonica IVIA-Po-181, a single window of DNA contains:
- the rpoD gene encoding RNA polymerase sigma factor RpoD: protein MPDTQQSRLKELIAKGKEQGYLTFTEVNDHLPDDLSDPEQVEEIIAMINDMGITVSEYAPDKESLLMEEGDTTDEAAAEEAAAALAAVEGDITRTTDPVRMYMREMGTVELLTRAGEIAIAKRIEEGTREVMAAISYFPGAVDVLLNAYAKVQEEEGRLSDIFSGFIDGDGEEPVFEELAEELPIEEEADDSDSNDEEDDSESSEEETDNGPDPEETALRFNEIARIYGELKVLLETRNRQDSVVKSKQEELSISFAPIKLVPKLFDELIDRVRSRMEKVREQERLIMQVCVRKSGMPRTEFLKRFPSNETNPDWLQEQIAASANYSAALEENEAEFMRSQRKLRAVSKETGLTIAELKEINRRISIGETRARRAKKEMVEANLRLVISIAKKYTNRGLQFLDLIQEGNIGLMKAVDKFEYRRGYKFSTYATWWIRQAITRSIADQARTIRIPVHMIETINKLNRISRQMLQEMGREATPEELAARMDMPEDKIRKVLKIAKEPISMETPIGDDEDSHLGDFIEDDGAESPIDIATIEGLRESTTTVLAGLTAREAKVLRMRFGIDMNTDHTLEEVGKQFDVTRERIRQIEAKALRKLRHPSRSEHLRSFLDE from the coding sequence ATGCCAGACACTCAACAGTCACGTCTTAAAGAGTTGATCGCCAAAGGTAAAGAACAGGGTTATTTAACTTTTACCGAAGTTAATGACCACCTGCCTGATGACCTTTCTGACCCGGAGCAGGTCGAAGAAATCATTGCCATGATCAATGACATGGGCATCACGGTTTCCGAGTACGCTCCAGACAAAGAAAGCCTTCTTATGGAAGAAGGTGACACAACAGATGAAGCGGCCGCTGAAGAAGCAGCCGCAGCCCTTGCTGCCGTAGAAGGGGATATCACAAGAACAACTGATCCAGTGCGTATGTACATGCGTGAAATGGGGACAGTTGAGCTACTTACTCGCGCAGGTGAGATCGCCATTGCCAAACGTATCGAAGAAGGTACGCGTGAAGTGATGGCTGCGATTTCTTACTTCCCTGGCGCCGTCGATGTATTGCTCAATGCGTACGCGAAAGTCCAAGAAGAAGAAGGTCGTCTCAGCGATATTTTCAGCGGCTTTATTGATGGCGATGGTGAAGAGCCGGTATTTGAAGAACTGGCCGAAGAACTTCCTATTGAAGAGGAAGCGGATGACAGCGACAGCAATGATGAAGAAGACGATTCAGAATCAAGCGAAGAAGAAACCGATAACGGACCTGATCCCGAAGAAACCGCGCTACGTTTCAATGAAATTGCTCGCATTTATGGTGAGTTAAAAGTACTGCTTGAAACGCGTAATCGCCAAGATTCTGTTGTGAAGAGCAAACAAGAAGAACTAAGCATTTCTTTTGCTCCGATCAAACTGGTTCCTAAGTTGTTCGACGAGTTGATTGATCGTGTTCGCTCACGCATGGAAAAAGTTCGTGAACAAGAAAGACTGATCATGCAGGTTTGTGTTCGTAAATCAGGCATGCCTAGAACAGAATTCTTGAAGCGTTTTCCTAGCAATGAAACCAATCCAGATTGGCTACAAGAGCAAATTGCTGCCAGTGCAAACTACTCGGCTGCACTGGAAGAAAACGAAGCGGAATTTATGCGCAGTCAGCGTAAGTTACGTGCCGTTTCAAAAGAAACAGGCCTAACGATTGCTGAATTAAAAGAGATCAACCGTCGCATTTCAATTGGTGAAACTCGCGCTCGTCGCGCCAAGAAAGAAATGGTGGAAGCCAACTTACGTTTGGTTATCTCGATTGCTAAGAAATACACCAATCGCGGCCTACAATTCTTGGATCTAATCCAAGAAGGTAACATCGGCCTTATGAAAGCAGTGGATAAGTTCGAATACCGTCGTGGCTACAAGTTTTCGACTTATGCTACATGGTGGATTCGTCAGGCCATTACGCGTTCGATCGCCGACCAAGCACGAACCATTCGTATTCCGGTTCACATGATCGAAACCATCAACAAACTGAATCGCATTTCTCGTCAAATGCTTCAGGAGATGGGACGCGAAGCAACACCAGAAGAATTAGCGGCGCGCATGGACATGCCAGAAGACAAGATTCGCAAGGTGCTGAAGATTGCCAAAGAGCCTATCTCAATGGAAACGCCAATCGGTGATGATGAAGATTCACACCTAGGTGACTTTATTGAAGACGATGGCGCTGAATCGCCTATTGATATCGCGACAATCGAAGGTCTAAGAGAGTCGACTACCACGGTACTAGCTGGCTTAACCGCTCGTGAAGCGAAAGTTTTACGTATGCGTTTCGGCATTGATATGAATACTGATCACACTCTTGAAGAGGTCGGTAAACAGTTCGATGTAACACGTGAACGTATTCGTCAAATTGAAGCAAAAGCCTTACGTAAGCTTCGTCACCCAAGTCGCTCAGAGCATTTGAGAAGCTTCCTAGACGAATAA
- a CDS encoding PhoH family protein, which translates to MEKIYVLDTNVLLHDPLAIYAFAEHMVVIPMTVLEELDIIKDRRDKDVSREARLAINTIDKIVGDATPRELQAGVPIHTLDKGMNPNEQIKSNEGSLAIFPDQQITATDNIPFLNGNHDHANDNRIINVALSLQATHLRSSVCLVTKDINMRIKAKGSGLERVEDYRKDKVLDDIDLMTKGYIEFEGSFWSSVDSVKTEAHGRHTVHVISKSLLESIHLNMFIIDDEDFIGFVVNIDHDYIYLLDVNKQHLMNQNFWGIHPRNLEQAMAFYLLRHENSDLMVMTGPAGSGKTLLALAYGLQVTMEEKRFNKIIVARSTPPMAEDIGFLPGTEEEKMAPWLAAFDDNLEILHGADEHSISSIDYVKQKANIQFKSLNFMRGRSFNNALIIVDEAQGLTQFQLKSIVTRIGSNSKIIVLGNLAQIDNKYITPLTSGLTYLVEKSKPFKYASIMHVNGIERSRLAEFAEENL; encoded by the coding sequence ATGGAAAAAATCTACGTTCTCGACACCAATGTACTACTTCATGACCCATTAGCCATTTACGCTTTCGCCGAGCACATGGTCGTCATTCCCATGACGGTGCTGGAAGAGTTAGACATTATCAAAGACAGGCGCGACAAAGACGTCAGCCGTGAAGCGAGACTTGCCATCAATACCATAGACAAGATCGTTGGTGACGCAACACCAAGAGAGCTCCAGGCGGGTGTCCCAATCCACACCCTAGACAAAGGCATGAATCCAAACGAACAAATAAAAAGTAACGAGGGCTCACTGGCCATCTTCCCTGACCAACAGATTACAGCAACCGATAACATCCCTTTTCTTAATGGCAATCATGACCATGCCAACGACAACCGCATTATTAATGTTGCACTAAGCTTACAAGCAACTCACCTAAGATCCTCTGTCTGCTTAGTCACCAAAGACATCAATATGCGTATAAAAGCCAAAGGCTCTGGGCTAGAGCGTGTCGAAGACTATCGCAAAGACAAGGTACTTGATGATATCGATCTAATGACCAAGGGCTACATTGAGTTTGAAGGCAGTTTTTGGTCAAGTGTCGACAGCGTCAAAACCGAAGCACATGGCCGTCATACCGTTCATGTCATCAGTAAGTCACTACTCGAAAGCATTCACTTAAATATGTTTATCATTGACGATGAGGATTTTATTGGTTTTGTCGTAAACATAGATCATGACTATATCTATTTATTGGACGTGAACAAACAACACCTAATGAACCAAAACTTCTGGGGCATTCACCCTCGTAATTTAGAGCAAGCCATGGCCTTTTATTTACTGCGTCATGAAAACTCTGATTTGATGGTCATGACAGGCCCAGCAGGCTCAGGTAAAACCTTACTGGCGCTTGCTTATGGCTTACAAGTAACCATGGAAGAAAAACGTTTTAATAAGATCATTGTTGCAAGATCGACACCACCGATGGCCGAAGACATTGGCTTCTTACCTGGAACAGAAGAAGAAAAAATGGCCCCTTGGTTAGCGGCCTTTGATGACAATCTAGAGATTCTGCATGGCGCAGATGAACACTCCATTAGCAGCATTGATTACGTCAAACAGAAAGCCAACATTCAATTTAAATCTTTAAACTTTATGCGAGGTCGATCCTTTAATAATGCCCTTATTATTGTAGATGAGGCACAAGGATTAACGCAATTTCAACTCAAATCCATTGTGACTCGAATTGGCAGTAACTCCAAAATCATTGTCTTGGGCAACTTAGCGCAAATTGATAATAAGTACATTACGCCATTAACCTCGGGACTCACCTACTTAGTGGAAAAATCCAAACCTTTTAAGTATGCCAGTATCATGCATGTGAATGGCATTGAGCGTAGCCGACTGGCCGAATTTGCAGAAGAAAACCTCTAA
- a CDS encoding bifunctional 4-hydroxy-2-oxoglutarate aldolase/2-dehydro-3-deoxy-phosphogluconate aldolase — translation MTQTYTAEQVMTATPVVPVIVVDDVEQAVSLGKALVAGGVPVLEVTLRTPAALEAITALRKEVPDAIVGAGTVCSREQYLQAIEAGSQFIISPGMTADLLAVGKEYDVPYLPAAATISDVLLGMEYGYDRFKFFPAEVNGGVKALKAFGGPLPQIKFCPTGGIGANNFRDYLALDNVLCVGGSWIVPTDLVRAGKWDEITELAKSVA, via the coding sequence ATGACTCAAACGTATACTGCAGAACAGGTGATGACGGCAACGCCTGTTGTTCCTGTGATTGTCGTTGATGATGTCGAGCAAGCTGTGTCATTGGGTAAGGCATTGGTTGCCGGTGGTGTTCCTGTATTAGAGGTCACACTACGTACACCAGCCGCACTAGAGGCGATTACGGCGTTGCGAAAAGAAGTGCCTGATGCCATCGTTGGTGCCGGTACTGTGTGTTCTCGTGAGCAATATTTACAAGCTATTGAGGCGGGTTCTCAGTTTATTATTAGCCCTGGAATGACGGCTGATTTATTGGCGGTGGGAAAAGAGTACGATGTGCCTTACTTGCCAGCAGCGGCGACCATTTCTGATGTGTTGTTGGGCATGGAATACGGTTATGACCGTTTTAAGTTTTTCCCTGCGGAAGTGAATGGTGGTGTTAAAGCGCTGAAAGCCTTCGGTGGCCCGTTACCACAAATCAAGTTCTGTCCAACAGGTGGCATTGGTGCAAACAACTTTCGTGACTATTTAGCGCTGGATAATGTGTTGTGTGTCGGTGGTTCTTGGATTGTACCGACAGATTTAGTGCGTGCGGGTAAATGGGATGAGATTACCGAGTTAGCAAAATCGGTTGCTTAA
- the zwf gene encoding glucose-6-phosphate dehydrogenase, producing the protein MKVSLKACDVVIFGGGGDLAMRKLLPALYHLDMDGLLAPSTRIIGASRREVSDADYQSKVREALNEFVPSSVGDDTVWPRFKERLSYVSVDAQQESDFARLNDHKVGGDDRDVVFYLATSPDLFGSICSSLASHGLNEDRMRVVLEKPLGRDLASSRAINDEVMKNFKEQQAFRIDHYLGKETVQNLLAIRFGNTLFEPLWDSAHIDNVQITVSETVGVEGRWGYYDKAGAMRDMVQNHLIQLLCLVAMEPPGRMDSDSVRDEKIKVLKALRPIVGANAYTKTVRGQYAKGMIKGKDVQGYFDEEGSNPDSRTETFVALRADIDNWRWAGVPFYLRTGKRLGQRYSEIVIQYKAVPHSIFSDESNRQLQRNQLVIRLQPEEKISLTVMNKVPGASEGMNLQPVDLNLSLTEAFNDKRSPEAYERLLLDVMRNDATLFMRYDEVEAAWKWVDGIMSAWSQTSERPKEYASGSWGPAASMALPIKDGRNWHDY; encoded by the coding sequence ATGAAGGTCAGTTTAAAAGCCTGTGATGTCGTAATTTTTGGTGGCGGTGGTGACCTTGCCATGCGTAAGTTGTTGCCTGCACTGTATCATCTGGATATGGACGGTTTGCTGGCACCCAGTACTCGAATCATTGGTGCTTCGAGGCGAGAAGTAAGTGATGCCGACTATCAATCTAAAGTTCGTGAAGCGCTAAATGAATTTGTGCCATCCAGTGTTGGTGATGATACTGTTTGGCCGCGCTTCAAAGAGCGTCTGAGTTATGTTTCTGTTGATGCTCAACAAGAATCTGATTTTGCTCGCTTAAATGACCATAAAGTCGGTGGCGATGACCGAGATGTGGTTTTCTACCTGGCGACTTCACCAGACCTGTTTGGCTCTATCTGTTCTTCTTTGGCGTCACATGGTCTGAATGAAGACCGCATGCGTGTTGTACTAGAGAAACCGCTTGGTCGTGACCTTGCGTCATCTCGTGCGATTAACGACGAAGTGATGAAGAATTTTAAAGAGCAACAAGCTTTCCGAATCGATCACTATCTTGGCAAAGAGACGGTTCAAAACCTATTGGCCATTCGCTTTGGCAACACCTTATTCGAACCTCTTTGGGACAGTGCACACATTGATAATGTGCAAATTACGGTTTCAGAAACCGTTGGCGTAGAGGGACGTTGGGGCTATTACGATAAAGCGGGCGCCATGCGTGATATGGTACAAAACCATCTCATTCAATTGTTGTGTTTGGTTGCTATGGAACCTCCAGGACGCATGGACTCAGATTCTGTGCGTGATGAAAAGATTAAGGTGTTAAAGGCGTTGCGTCCTATTGTTGGGGCGAATGCGTACACTAAGACGGTTCGTGGCCAGTATGCCAAAGGCATGATTAAAGGCAAAGATGTGCAAGGTTACTTTGATGAAGAGGGAAGTAACCCTGATTCACGTACAGAAACCTTTGTCGCTTTGCGTGCAGACATTGATAACTGGCGTTGGGCTGGTGTGCCATTCTACCTAAGAACAGGTAAGCGTTTAGGTCAGCGTTATTCTGAGATTGTGATCCAATATAAAGCGGTTCCACATAGTATTTTCAGTGACGAGAGTAATCGCCAACTGCAGCGTAACCAATTGGTGATTCGTCTGCAGCCGGAAGAGAAAATCTCTTTAACTGTGATGAATAAGGTCCCAGGCGCGAGTGAAGGAATGAATCTACAGCCAGTGGATTTGAACTTAAGTCTAACAGAGGCGTTCAATGATAAGCGTAGTCCGGAAGCTTACGAGCGTTTGTTGTTGGATGTGATGCGTAATGATGCGACCTTGTTCATGCGTTATGACGAAGTAGAAGCCGCTTGGAAATGGGTAGATGGCATTATGTCAGCTTGGAGTCAGACCAGTGAGCGTCCGAAAGAGTACGCTTCTGGTTCTTGGGGGCCTGCGGCGTCCATGGCTTTACCGATTAAAGACGGTCGTAACTGGCACGATTATTAA
- the glk gene encoding glucokinase produces MSHALIADLGGTNARFALVPIHQFEPLEVKVLPCKNYETFFDAAADYVDHCSVDLKDIDAVVLAIAGPVNQDVIRFTNNPWHFTREEVQNYFGVDKQVALLNDFDAIGHCLEVLPETDKVVLGDVSQVDPTAASWVIGAGTGLGVACIVPQDNGPNIVLPGEGGHVDLSTCNEVEDDIIVFLRKRHKRVSAERVLSGMGLENIYEALAARHGIEKRLSAPEIGEALKAGNDPIAKATLEQFFVFLGRVIGNLVLSVEARGGVYIAGGIVPRYLKEILCSGFREAMQDKGRMKEFVSPIPTFVVMSEYPGLMGCACYASYLVSKA; encoded by the coding sequence ATGTCCCATGCTTTAATTGCCGACCTTGGTGGCACAAACGCACGATTTGCTTTGGTGCCAATACACCAATTTGAGCCACTTGAAGTCAAAGTACTTCCTTGTAAAAACTATGAGACTTTTTTTGATGCGGCGGCGGATTATGTTGATCACTGTAGTGTTGATTTAAAAGACATAGACGCTGTGGTGTTGGCCATTGCCGGACCAGTGAATCAAGATGTCATACGCTTTACGAATAACCCTTGGCATTTTACACGTGAAGAAGTACAGAATTACTTTGGTGTGGATAAGCAAGTCGCCTTATTAAATGATTTTGATGCGATAGGCCATTGTCTCGAAGTGTTGCCGGAAACCGATAAAGTGGTGTTGGGAGACGTGAGTCAAGTCGATCCAACCGCTGCAAGCTGGGTAATTGGTGCTGGAACAGGGTTAGGGGTGGCTTGTATTGTCCCTCAGGATAATGGACCCAATATCGTGTTACCTGGAGAAGGTGGTCATGTAGATCTATCGACTTGCAATGAAGTCGAAGACGATATTATCGTTTTCTTGCGTAAACGTCATAAACGAGTATCAGCAGAGCGAGTGCTGTCTGGTATGGGCTTAGAAAATATTTATGAAGCCTTAGCCGCTCGACACGGTATTGAGAAGCGTCTGTCAGCGCCTGAAATTGGTGAGGCATTAAAAGCTGGTAATGATCCGATTGCCAAGGCTACTTTAGAGCAGTTTTTTGTGTTTTTAGGGCGAGTCATTGGTAACCTTGTATTGTCTGTTGAAGCGCGAGGCGGTGTGTATATTGCTGGCGGTATTGTGCCTCGCTACTTAAAGGAAATATTGTGCAGTGGCTTTAGAGAAGCTATGCAAGACAAGGGTCGTATGAAAGAGTTTGTTTCACCGATTCCGACTTTTGTTGTGATGTCTGAATACCCAGGGCTGATGGGATGTGCTTGCTACGCTTCCTATCTTGTGTCGAAAGCCTAG
- a CDS encoding GGDEF domain-containing protein → MHDINELIDNVRHNEEIARKFFEIERCILSIGRCDQFVSTLTKEVQKQFNVPYVWVNLINEAPLSHLIESLEKLPDLRDRVLFTRRSAMIDIIKSSNKTVLVNSNLSFCREIIPSIYRDIIASVAISPLTIDGELVGLFCQADSDLSRYDASTKDTFLLDQLAIKISICLSNVTAREKLEYLATRDPLTGLLNRRQLELMLDREFSRSKQQKRDLTVVFIDCDAFKSINDTLGHNCGDEVLEYIAKRLLKYVHKQGLAFRFAGDEFVFVMPGKTYDQAIQVAESIQDYLQSNPLRYKSNLVPITISYGGASVVSDAPSNYKHLLKVADERLYDYKNNRKRLVPTKVFKFLNKLR, encoded by the coding sequence ATGCATGACATTAATGAGCTGATAGACAATGTTCGCCATAACGAAGAAATTGCGCGCAAGTTTTTTGAAATCGAGCGCTGTATTTTATCGATTGGACGTTGTGATCAGTTTGTGTCGACCCTGACAAAAGAAGTGCAAAAACAATTTAACGTACCTTACGTTTGGGTGAACCTTATTAATGAGGCGCCTTTATCACACCTCATCGAAAGCCTTGAAAAACTGCCTGATTTAAGAGATAGAGTCCTGTTTACCCGTCGCAGTGCTATGATAGATATCATCAAGTCGAGTAATAAAACGGTATTGGTGAATTCCAATCTCAGTTTTTGTCGTGAAATCATCCCGAGCATCTATCGTGATATTATTGCTTCTGTGGCGATATCACCGTTGACCATTGATGGTGAATTGGTTGGTCTGTTTTGCCAAGCAGACTCAGATCTGAGTCGCTATGATGCGAGTACCAAGGATACGTTTTTACTGGATCAATTGGCGATTAAAATCTCCATTTGTCTCAGTAATGTAACGGCCCGAGAGAAGCTTGAATATTTAGCCACCCGTGACCCTTTAACTGGCTTATTAAACCGTCGTCAGTTAGAGCTAATGTTGGATCGAGAATTTTCTCGCTCTAAGCAACAAAAGCGCGACCTCACCGTGGTATTTATTGATTGTGATGCCTTCAAATCCATCAATGATACCCTTGGCCATAACTGCGGGGATGAGGTATTAGAATACATTGCCAAGCGTTTGTTAAAATACGTCCATAAACAAGGGTTGGCATTTCGCTTTGCAGGGGATGAATTTGTTTTCGTTATGCCGGGAAAAACGTACGATCAGGCAATTCAAGTGGCTGAGTCCATTCAAGATTATCTACAATCCAATCCATTAAGGTATAAATCTAACCTAGTTCCTATTACTATTAGTTACGGCGGAGCGAGTGTTGTCTCCGACGCGCCAAGTAACTACAAACATCTGTTAAAAGTGGCAGATGAGCGCCTCTACGACTATAAAAATAACCGTAAAAGACTCGTGCCTACGAAGGTCTTTAAATTTCTAAATAAGCTAAGATAA
- a CDS encoding DUF3080 family protein — MYFKPFKAIIWLSIIILISGCDSRFKAELLLSDYVQDLDRSQLIEIDAPAIVMPTGFPQARYRRNTLSEFDVSLIDFLSLQRCDIGIVAGRKNSILGRVMLDSQRFLYEIDIVRAIESCSIDDSALEKELMAVAQQKRIELPKAFGNAIFNGDESEAFFSLSNGFLPLNYSTAKQQSLLNALTRFVKIGSDVEALPVIQSDVFEQDLKHLMDSEYAGRLLFSLMYIRRYLDQVTAQVSQLSEKDCGAPVNYLKQQFEVHYVKQVQPYMGRLSQSAYQVLPLLNELVELSHLTPEMRVFFKQYDMTSDQSEWQQYQIASQRHAKAWSALFHVCGMGVGGQSN, encoded by the coding sequence ATGTATTTTAAACCTTTTAAAGCAATTATTTGGTTAAGCATTATTATACTGATAAGCGGCTGTGATAGTCGTTTTAAAGCAGAATTGCTGTTGTCTGATTATGTCCAAGATCTGGATCGATCTCAGTTAATTGAGATTGATGCTCCAGCAATAGTAATGCCAACTGGTTTCCCCCAAGCACGTTATCGACGAAATACCTTGTCGGAATTTGATGTCAGCTTGATAGATTTTTTATCCTTGCAGCGCTGTGATATCGGTATTGTTGCGGGTAGGAAAAACAGTATTCTTGGGCGGGTGATGCTAGATAGTCAACGCTTCTTATATGAAATCGACATTGTGCGTGCCATTGAATCTTGTTCGATTGATGACTCCGCTTTAGAGAAAGAATTAATGGCGGTTGCTCAGCAAAAGCGCATAGAGCTACCTAAAGCCTTTGGGAATGCCATTTTTAATGGCGACGAAAGTGAGGCTTTCTTTAGCTTATCGAATGGCTTCTTGCCATTAAATTATTCTACGGCAAAGCAGCAGTCTTTATTAAATGCCTTGACTCGTTTTGTGAAGATTGGAAGCGATGTTGAAGCCTTGCCTGTTATTCAAAGTGATGTCTTCGAACAGGATTTAAAACACTTGATGGACAGTGAGTATGCTGGACGCTTGTTGTTTAGTCTGATGTACATTCGTCGCTACTTAGATCAAGTAACGGCTCAGGTCTCTCAATTAAGTGAGAAGGACTGTGGAGCGCCTGTAAATTATCTAAAGCAACAATTTGAAGTGCATTATGTTAAACAAGTACAGCCTTACATGGGGCGCCTTAGTCAGTCAGCCTATCAGGTTTTGCCGTTGCTTAATGAATTGGTCGAATTGTCTCATCTGACGCCGGAAATGCGGGTGTTTTTTAAGCAGTATGATATGACATCAGATCAAAGTGAATGGCAACAATATCAAATAGCTTCGCAACGTCATGCAAAAGCCTGGAGTGCCTTATTTCATGTGTGTGGAATGGGCGTTGGTGGTCAGTCTAATTAA
- a CDS encoding acyl-CoA thioesterase: MNKLLIQKREEISETRVAKMVFPGTTNHYDTLFGGIALQWMDEVAYIAATRFSRKSMVTISTEQVDFKQPIPSGILVELVARVVHVGRTSLKVEVSIFLEELHSDKRTKAITGHFNFVAVDKDKKPTPIFDEEGHI; this comes from the coding sequence ATGAACAAACTACTCATTCAGAAGCGTGAAGAAATCTCCGAAACTCGTGTGGCCAAAATGGTATTTCCTGGTACGACCAATCACTACGACACGCTCTTTGGTGGTATCGCATTACAATGGATGGATGAAGTCGCTTACATCGCGGCTACCCGCTTTTCCCGTAAATCCATGGTGACCATCTCGACAGAACAGGTCGATTTCAAGCAGCCTATCCCTTCCGGTATTTTAGTTGAGCTTGTGGCTCGTGTCGTTCATGTGGGTCGAACTTCTCTTAAAGTCGAAGTATCTATTTTTCTTGAGGAGCTGCACAGTGATAAACGCACCAAGGCCATTACTGGGCATTTTAATTTTGTGGCGGTGGATAAAGATAAAAAGCCAACTCCGATCTTTGATGAAGAAGGTCATATTTAA
- a CDS encoding LPP20 family lipoprotein — MKLKLVSVLAASMVLVACSKDVVNTPEVAVPSCVFADGSNQAAPDWVCGAPVDGVALSAVGYSEKSAAGPNYMKQMAATSARVELAQILSVDLQNMVKQYVETTGAADAETVDRVNSVVTKQVTEQQLVGSRVIRQMPTPTGGLVVLVGLDPSQVEGVAESILRTSMKSEAALYQKLEAEKSFEELASEIAKRHAN, encoded by the coding sequence ATGAAACTAAAATTAGTCAGTGTGTTGGCAGCCAGCATGGTTTTGGTTGCTTGTAGCAAAGATGTAGTGAATACGCCTGAAGTGGCGGTTCCTAGTTGTGTGTTTGCGGATGGTTCTAATCAAGCCGCGCCTGATTGGGTATGCGGTGCACCAGTGGATGGTGTGGCTTTATCTGCTGTTGGTTACAGTGAAAAGTCAGCGGCTGGGCCAAATTACATGAAACAAATGGCGGCCACGTCTGCTCGAGTTGAATTGGCTCAAATATTGAGTGTTGACCTTCAAAACATGGTTAAACAGTACGTTGAAACCACTGGTGCAGCCGACGCTGAAACGGTTGATCGTGTGAACAGTGTTGTGACCAAGCAAGTGACAGAGCAGCAACTTGTTGGTTCTCGTGTGATTCGTCAAATGCCAACGCCTACTGGCGGTCTAGTGGTTTTAGTTGGGCTTGATCCTTCTCAGGTGGAAGGGGTAGCAGAAAGTATTTTGCGCACGTCGATGAAGAGCGAAGCGGCGTTGTATCAGAAGCTAGAAGCCGAGAAAAGCTTTGAAGAATTAGCATCTGAGATTGCCAAGCGTCACGCTAATTAA